A single window of Gossypium arboreum isolate Shixiya-1 chromosome 13, ASM2569848v2, whole genome shotgun sequence DNA harbors:
- the LOC108461188 gene encoding transcription repressor MYB6-like — protein MGRSPCCEKAHTNKGAWTKEEDQRLINYIRVHGEGCWRSLPKAAGLLRCGKSCRLRWINYLRPDLKRGNFTEEEDELIIKLHSLLGNKWSLIAGRLPGRTDNEIKNYWNTHIKRKLISRGIDPQTHRPLNQTAITNTVTAPTELDFRNSPTSVSKSSSIKNPSLDFNYNEFQFKSNTDSLEEPNCTASSGMTTDEEQQEQLHKKQQYGPSNGQDINLELSIGIVSADSSRVSSANSAESKPKVDNNNFQFLEQAMVAKAVCLCWQLGFGTSEICRNCQNSNSNGFYSYCRPLDS, from the exons ATGGGACGATCACCTTGTTGTGAAAAGGCTCATACCAACAAAGGTGCCTGGACCAAAGAGGAAGATCAACGCCTCATCAACTACATCCGTGTCCATGGTGAAGGCTGCTGGCGTTCCCTCCCCAAAGCTGCTG GGCTGCTTAGATGTGGTAAGAGTTGCAGATTAAGATGGATAAACTACTTGAGGCCTGATCTTAAGAGAGGAAATTTCACTGAAGAAGAAGATGAGcttatcatcaagcttcacagTTTACTTGGAAACAA ATGGTCATTGATTGCTGGAAGATTACCAGGAAGGACAGATAATGAGATAAAGAACTACTGGAACACACACATCAAAAGAAAGCTTATAAGCAGAGGAATTGATCCACAAACTCATCGTCCTCTCAATCAAACGGCCATTACCAACACAGTCACAGCCCCCACCGAATTGGATTTCAGAAACTCGCCCACATCCGTTTCCAAATCCAGTTCCATCAAAAACCCGTCTCTGGATTTCAATTACAATGAATTTCAATTCAAGTCCAACACAGATTCCCTTGAAGAACCCAACTGTACAGCCAGCAGTGGCATGACTACAGATGAAGAACAACAAGAACAGCTGCACAAGAAGCAGCAATACGGTCCGAGCAATGGGCAAGACATAAATTTGGAGCTGTCGATTGGGATTGTTTCAGCTGACTCATCTCGGGTATCAAGTGCCAACTCGGCCGAGTCGAAACCAAAGGTAGATAACAACAATTTCCAGTTTCTTGAACAAGCTATGGTGGCTAAGGCGGTATGTTTGTGTTGGCAATTAGGTTTTGGAACAAG